A part of Candidatus Electrothrix aestuarii genomic DNA contains:
- the fusA gene encoding elongation factor G, with translation MNKDLEKVRNIGISAHIDSGKTTLTERILFYTQRIHAIHEVRGKDGVGATMDSMELEKERGITIQSAATYCTWKDIDINIIDTPGHVDFTVEVERALRVLDGAILILCSVGGVQSQSITVDRQMTRYNVPRIAFINKCDRTGANPERVAQQLRDKLNLNAVMIQLPIGLESDLEGMVDLVSMKAIYFDGEQGDQIRYEEIPESLKDQAEEKREELLDAVSMFSDELMEAMLEEEDIPEELVHEAIRKGTLALELAPVMIGSAYKNKGVQPLLDAVEKYLPCPTDVENTALDLDKDEEERKVSNDPNDPLVALAFKLEDGRYGQLTYVRTYQGVLKKGETIYNTRTGKKVKVGRLVRMHANEMEEIDEAGSGDIVGLFGVDCASGDTFCDSKVNWSMSSMHIPAPVISLAITPKDNKAQDNMSKALNRFGKEDPTFQTFVDHETGETIISGMGELHLEVYIERMKREYKAEVEVGAPRVAYREAITQRAEFNYTHKKQTGGSGQFGRVGGYMEPLEEEEYEFVDEIVGGVIPREYIPSCDKGFQASMEKGVLIGAPVTGVRCVINDGSFHAVDSSDMAFQQAAKGAFKEGYKKAGAVIMEPIMKVAVEGPSEFQGAIMGSLNQRRGMIVGTSEEGSYTVVEAEMPLSEMFGYSTTLRSLTQGKAEFTMEFSTYKQVPKSVSEELIKEYEESKKNG, from the coding sequence ATGAACAAAGATCTGGAGAAAGTACGGAATATAGGCATCAGTGCCCATATCGATTCGGGCAAGACAACACTTACCGAGCGAATCCTTTTCTACACACAGCGTATCCATGCTATCCATGAGGTACGTGGTAAGGATGGTGTTGGTGCGACGATGGATTCCATGGAGTTAGAAAAAGAGCGTGGTATCACCATTCAGTCGGCAGCCACCTACTGTACATGGAAAGATATTGATATCAATATCATTGATACACCAGGTCATGTGGACTTTACCGTTGAAGTTGAGCGTGCTCTGCGGGTACTTGACGGTGCTATTCTGATTCTTTGCTCTGTTGGTGGTGTGCAGTCACAGTCTATCACGGTTGACCGTCAGATGACTCGGTACAATGTTCCCCGTATTGCCTTTATTAATAAATGTGATCGGACAGGTGCTAACCCAGAGCGTGTTGCCCAGCAGCTGCGGGATAAGCTGAACCTTAACGCTGTTATGATTCAGTTGCCTATCGGTTTGGAATCAGATCTGGAAGGCATGGTAGATTTAGTTTCCATGAAGGCTATCTATTTTGATGGCGAGCAGGGAGACCAGATCCGCTATGAGGAGATTCCTGAGAGCCTGAAAGATCAGGCGGAAGAGAAACGGGAAGAACTGCTGGATGCAGTTTCCATGTTCTCTGATGAGCTGATGGAGGCTATGCTGGAGGAAGAGGACATCCCTGAAGAGTTGGTCCATGAGGCCATCCGTAAAGGGACCTTAGCCCTGGAACTGGCTCCAGTTATGATAGGTTCTGCATATAAGAATAAGGGTGTTCAGCCTTTGCTGGATGCGGTTGAGAAATACCTGCCATGCCCGACCGATGTAGAAAATACAGCCCTTGATCTGGATAAAGATGAAGAGGAAAGAAAGGTTTCTAATGACCCGAATGATCCTCTGGTGGCTCTGGCCTTTAAATTGGAAGATGGACGCTACGGTCAGTTGACCTATGTTCGGACCTACCAGGGTGTGCTGAAGAAAGGTGAGACCATCTACAACACCAGAACCGGTAAGAAGGTCAAGGTCGGACGTCTGGTACGTATGCACGCCAATGAGATGGAGGAAATTGACGAGGCTGGTTCCGGTGATATCGTTGGTCTTTTCGGTGTTGATTGTGCCTCTGGTGATACCTTCTGTGATAGCAAGGTGAATTGGTCCATGAGCTCCATGCATATTCCTGCACCGGTTATCTCTCTGGCCATTACCCCGAAAGACAATAAGGCCCAGGATAATATGTCCAAGGCTCTGAATAGATTTGGTAAAGAAGATCCAACTTTCCAGACCTTTGTTGATCATGAGACCGGTGAAACCATTATTTCCGGTATGGGCGAGCTGCATCTTGAGGTCTACATTGAGCGCATGAAGCGTGAGTACAAGGCTGAAGTTGAGGTTGGTGCTCCTCGGGTTGCCTACCGCGAGGCCATTACCCAACGGGCCGAATTCAACTACACCCATAAAAAACAGACCGGTGGTTCTGGTCAGTTTGGTCGTGTGGGCGGCTATATGGAGCCGTTGGAAGAGGAAGAGTACGAATTTGTTGATGAGATCGTGGGTGGTGTTATCCCGCGTGAGTATATTCCTTCCTGTGATAAGGGCTTCCAGGCTTCTATGGAAAAAGGTGTTCTTATCGGTGCTCCGGTTACCGGCGTGCGCTGCGTTATTAATGACGGTAGCTTCCATGCTGTTGACTCCTCGGATATGGCTTTCCAACAGGCTGCCAAGGGTGCCTTTAAAGAGGGCTATAAAAAGGCCGGTGCTGTCATTATGGAGCCTATTATGAAGGTGGCCGTAGAAGGTCCTTCTGAGTTCCAGGGAGCAATTATGGGCAGCCTGAACCAGCGACGTGGTATGATTGTTGGTACCTCAGAAGAGGGGAGCTACACCGTTGTTGAGGCGGAGATGCCTTTGTCCGAGATGTTTGGCTACTCAACCACCCTGCGTTCTCTGACCCAGGGTAAGGCAGAATTCACGATGGAATTCTCAACCTATAAGCAGGTTCCAAAGAGTGTTTCTGAGGAGCTGATTAAGGAATACGAAGAATCCAAGAAGAACGGCTAA
- a CDS encoding MBOAT family O-acyltransferase — translation MLFNSIDFAVFLPIVFILYWFVTNKNLKLQNLLIVIASYAFYGWWDWRFLSLIVFSTIVDYTVGLKLKNEDSQPKRNILLWASILVNLGFLGFFKYYNFFLDNFTTAFSLFGTEIRANTLNIILPVGISFYTFQTLSYTIDVYKRKLEPTQDFIAFSAFVSFFPQLVAGPIERATNLLPQFYKNRSFDYSKAVDGMHQMLWGLFKKVVIADNCAEFANQIFNNSVDMNGSALVLGALFFTFQIYGDFSGYSDIAIGTSRLFGFNLMRNFAFPYFSRDIAEFWRRWHISLSTWFRDYLYIPLGGSRGGTWIRVRNTFVVFIVSGFWHGANWTFIIWGALNAIYFLPLLLTNNNRNNLEIVAQGKWLPTAKELLLILITFGLTVFAWIFFRAESIGHAFIYISEILSTSLFEIPNFSGKKRALIISFLTCVFILIEWLGREQQFAIQNFGFKLNRPLRYATYYAIIVAIFWFSGKEQQFIYFQF, via the coding sequence ATGCTTTTTAACTCAATCGACTTTGCTGTTTTTTTACCGATAGTTTTTATACTCTATTGGTTCGTGACAAATAAAAATCTGAAACTTCAAAACTTGCTAATTGTAATAGCGAGTTATGCTTTTTATGGTTGGTGGGATTGGAGATTTTTATCGTTAATTGTCTTTAGTACCATAGTTGACTATACGGTTGGACTAAAACTCAAGAATGAAGATAGTCAACCTAAAAGAAATATTCTGTTATGGGCAAGTATATTAGTTAACCTTGGTTTTTTAGGATTCTTCAAATATTACAACTTTTTTCTCGACAACTTTACAACTGCCTTTTCATTGTTCGGAACAGAGATTAGAGCCAATACTTTAAACATTATTCTACCTGTCGGGATTAGTTTCTACACATTTCAAACATTGAGTTATACGATAGATGTTTATAAAAGGAAACTTGAGCCAACTCAAGACTTCATTGCCTTTTCTGCATTTGTGAGTTTCTTTCCTCAATTGGTTGCGGGACCAATTGAGCGAGCGACCAATTTATTACCCCAATTTTATAAAAACCGGTCTTTTGATTATTCAAAAGCAGTTGACGGAATGCATCAAATGCTTTGGGGGTTGTTTAAAAAAGTTGTTATTGCGGACAACTGTGCTGAATTTGCAAACCAGATCTTCAACAATTCAGTAGATATGAACGGCAGCGCTCTTGTTTTAGGAGCTTTATTTTTTACTTTTCAGATATATGGAGACTTTTCAGGTTATTCAGATATTGCTATTGGTACCTCTCGACTATTTGGCTTTAACTTAATGAGAAACTTTGCATTTCCATATTTTTCGAGAGATATCGCAGAGTTTTGGAGAAGATGGCATATTTCCCTATCAACTTGGTTTAGAGATTATCTTTACATCCCACTAGGTGGTAGTCGTGGTGGTACTTGGATAAGAGTTAGAAATACATTTGTCGTTTTTATTGTGAGTGGTTTTTGGCACGGTGCGAATTGGACATTCATTATTTGGGGTGCACTAAATGCTATTTACTTCTTGCCTCTATTACTGACAAATAACAACAGAAATAATTTGGAAATAGTGGCACAAGGGAAATGGTTGCCAACTGCAAAGGAATTATTACTGATACTTATAACTTTTGGGCTAACTGTATTTGCGTGGATTTTTTTTAGAGCAGAAAGCATTGGTCATGCCTTCATTTATATTTCGGAAATATTATCAACTTCACTTTTTGAAATTCCAAATTTTTCAGGTAAGAAAAGAGCCTTAATAATATCTTTTCTTACATGTGTTTTTATTTTAATCGAATGGTTAGGGAGAGAACAGCAATTCGCAATACAGAATTTTGGATTTAAATTAAACCGCCCTTTAAGATATGCAACGTATTATGCAATTATCGTTGCAATATTTTGGTTTAGTGGAAAAGAACAACAATTTATTTATTTTCAGTTTTAA